From the genome of Vicia villosa cultivar HV-30 ecotype Madison, WI linkage group LG2, Vvil1.0, whole genome shotgun sequence, one region includes:
- the LOC131652507 gene encoding hexokinase-3-like isoform X2 — MGRVVVGVTVTVAVAACAVAAVVVGRRVKSRRKWKKVANVLKELEEGCDTSVGRLRQVVDAMAVEMHAGLASEGGSKLKMLLTYVDNLPNGTEKGPYYALHLGGTNFRVTRVHLSGQPSPVLEHEVERQPIPPHLMTSTSEDLFDFIASSLKEFIAKEGDGSNSSQDRRELGFTFSFPMKQMSVSSGILIKWTKGFSIVDMVGRDVVACLQEAFVRKGLDVHVAALVNDTVGTLAVGHYHDPDTVAAIVIGTGTNACYLERIDAIIKCQGLLTTSGRMVVNMEWGNFWSSHLPRTPYDIELDAESPNPNDQGFEKMISGMYLGDVVRRVILRMSLESDMLFGPISTKLSTPFVLRTPLMAAMHEDDSPDLIEVARILNDTFEIPDVPLKARKIVVKVCDVVTRRAARLAAAGIVGILKKIGRDGSGGITGGRSRSDIKMKRTVVAIEGGLYSSYTLFREYLHEALNEILGEDIAKHVTLNVTEDGSGIGAALLAASYS; from the exons ATGGGAAGAGTGGTTGTGGGAGTGACGGTGACGGTGGCTGTGGCGGCGTGTGCAGTAGCTGCGGTTGTGGTTGGGAGGAGAGTGAAAAGTAGAAGGAAGTGGAAGAAAGTAGCGAATGTGTTGAAGGAGCTCGAGGAAGGTTGTGATACGAGTGTTGGGAGGTTGAGGCAGGTGGTGGATGCTATGGCGGTGGAGATGCACGCTGGTTTGGCATCGGAAGGTGGTTCTAAGCTCAAAATGCTTCTTACCTATGTTGATAATCTTCCCAATGG GACTGAGAAAGGACCATATTATGCGCTGCATCTTGGGGGAACAAATTTTAGGGTTACGCGGGTTCATTTAAGTGGCCAACCATCTCCTGTCTTGGAGCATGAAGTAGAGCGACAACCCATTCCCCCTCATCTAATGACTAGCACAAGTGAG GATCTCTTTGATTTTATCGCATCTTCGTTAAAGGAATTCATTGCAAAAGAAGGAGATGGTTCCAATTCTTCACAGGACAGAAGGGAACTTGGCTTTACATTCTCCTTTCCTATGAAACAAATGTCTGTTTCCTCGGGAATTTTAATCAAGTGGACGAAAGGGTTTTCCATTGTAGATATG GTAGGAAGAGATGTTGTGGCGTGTTTGCAGGAAGCATTTGTAAGAAAAGGCCTCGATGTGCATGTAGCTGCCTTG GTTAATGATACTGTTGGAACATTAGCTGTTGGACACTATCATGATCCAGACACTGTTGCTGCAATAGTTATTGGTACTGGTACTAATGCATGCTATCTGGAAAGAATTGATGCTATTATCAAGTGTCAGGGTCTTCTTACTACATCAGGACGCATG gtTGTCAATATGGAATGGGGAAACTTTTGGTCGTCTCACTTACCAAGAACACCATATGACATTGAGTTAGATGCTGAAAGCCCTAATCCAAATGATCAG GGTTTTGAGAAAATGATATCAGGaatgtatctcggtgatgttgtGAGGAGAGTCATTCTCAGGATGTCACTGGAGTCGGATATGTTGTTTGGACCTATTTCTACCAAGCTTTCAACACCTTTCGTACTGAG GACTCCTTTGATGGCTGCTATGCATGAGGATGATTCACCCGACTTAATAGAAGTAGCAAGAATCCTCAATGACACATTTGAG ATTCCAGATGTTCCATTGAAAGCAAGAAAAATTGTGGTGAAGGTGTGTGATGTGGTGACTCGTAGAGCTGCTCGATTAGCAGCTGCTGGTATTGTTGGCATCTTAAAGAAGATTGGCCGTGACGGGAGTGGTGGGATCACAGGAGGAAGAAGTAGGAGTGATATAAAAATGAAAAGAACAGTTGTGGCAATTGAAGGAGGATTATACTCGAGCTATACATTGTTTAGGGAGTACTTGCATGAAGCTTTAAACGAAATACTGGGCGAAGATATTGCTAAGCATGTAACTCTAAATGTCACCGAAGATGGATCAGGCATTGGAGCAGCACTGCTAGCTGCATCATATTCTTAA
- the LOC131652507 gene encoding hexokinase-3-like isoform X1, with the protein MGRVVVGVTVTVAVAACAVAAVVVGRRVKSRRKWKKVANVLKELEEGCDTSVGRLRQVVDAMAVEMHAGLASEGGSKLKMLLTYVDNLPNGCCFQNADRFVSSLSFQRTEKGPYYALHLGGTNFRVTRVHLSGQPSPVLEHEVERQPIPPHLMTSTSEDLFDFIASSLKEFIAKEGDGSNSSQDRRELGFTFSFPMKQMSVSSGILIKWTKGFSIVDMVGRDVVACLQEAFVRKGLDVHVAALVNDTVGTLAVGHYHDPDTVAAIVIGTGTNACYLERIDAIIKCQGLLTTSGRMVVNMEWGNFWSSHLPRTPYDIELDAESPNPNDQGFEKMISGMYLGDVVRRVILRMSLESDMLFGPISTKLSTPFVLRTPLMAAMHEDDSPDLIEVARILNDTFEIPDVPLKARKIVVKVCDVVTRRAARLAAAGIVGILKKIGRDGSGGITGGRSRSDIKMKRTVVAIEGGLYSSYTLFREYLHEALNEILGEDIAKHVTLNVTEDGSGIGAALLAASYS; encoded by the exons ATGGGAAGAGTGGTTGTGGGAGTGACGGTGACGGTGGCTGTGGCGGCGTGTGCAGTAGCTGCGGTTGTGGTTGGGAGGAGAGTGAAAAGTAGAAGGAAGTGGAAGAAAGTAGCGAATGTGTTGAAGGAGCTCGAGGAAGGTTGTGATACGAGTGTTGGGAGGTTGAGGCAGGTGGTGGATGCTATGGCGGTGGAGATGCACGCTGGTTTGGCATCGGAAGGTGGTTCTAAGCTCAAAATGCTTCTTACCTATGTTGATAATCTTCCCAATGG CTGTTGCTTTCAAAATGCTGACCGTTTTGTTTCTTCACTGTCATTTCAGAG GACTGAGAAAGGACCATATTATGCGCTGCATCTTGGGGGAACAAATTTTAGGGTTACGCGGGTTCATTTAAGTGGCCAACCATCTCCTGTCTTGGAGCATGAAGTAGAGCGACAACCCATTCCCCCTCATCTAATGACTAGCACAAGTGAG GATCTCTTTGATTTTATCGCATCTTCGTTAAAGGAATTCATTGCAAAAGAAGGAGATGGTTCCAATTCTTCACAGGACAGAAGGGAACTTGGCTTTACATTCTCCTTTCCTATGAAACAAATGTCTGTTTCCTCGGGAATTTTAATCAAGTGGACGAAAGGGTTTTCCATTGTAGATATG GTAGGAAGAGATGTTGTGGCGTGTTTGCAGGAAGCATTTGTAAGAAAAGGCCTCGATGTGCATGTAGCTGCCTTG GTTAATGATACTGTTGGAACATTAGCTGTTGGACACTATCATGATCCAGACACTGTTGCTGCAATAGTTATTGGTACTGGTACTAATGCATGCTATCTGGAAAGAATTGATGCTATTATCAAGTGTCAGGGTCTTCTTACTACATCAGGACGCATG gtTGTCAATATGGAATGGGGAAACTTTTGGTCGTCTCACTTACCAAGAACACCATATGACATTGAGTTAGATGCTGAAAGCCCTAATCCAAATGATCAG GGTTTTGAGAAAATGATATCAGGaatgtatctcggtgatgttgtGAGGAGAGTCATTCTCAGGATGTCACTGGAGTCGGATATGTTGTTTGGACCTATTTCTACCAAGCTTTCAACACCTTTCGTACTGAG GACTCCTTTGATGGCTGCTATGCATGAGGATGATTCACCCGACTTAATAGAAGTAGCAAGAATCCTCAATGACACATTTGAG ATTCCAGATGTTCCATTGAAAGCAAGAAAAATTGTGGTGAAGGTGTGTGATGTGGTGACTCGTAGAGCTGCTCGATTAGCAGCTGCTGGTATTGTTGGCATCTTAAAGAAGATTGGCCGTGACGGGAGTGGTGGGATCACAGGAGGAAGAAGTAGGAGTGATATAAAAATGAAAAGAACAGTTGTGGCAATTGAAGGAGGATTATACTCGAGCTATACATTGTTTAGGGAGTACTTGCATGAAGCTTTAAACGAAATACTGGGCGAAGATATTGCTAAGCATGTAACTCTAAATGTCACCGAAGATGGATCAGGCATTGGAGCAGCACTGCTAGCTGCATCATATTCTTAA